From the genome of Lotus japonicus ecotype B-129 chromosome 6, LjGifu_v1.2, one region includes:
- the LOC130725894 gene encoding ABC transporter B family member 15-like: MGKGGIFRYADGVDKLLLLFGTLGCIGDGLQTPMTMLVLGSLIDDYAGGSQNSVTNDTIDKYALKLLCVAAGVALSSFIEGVCWTRTAERQSSRMRIEYLKSVLRQEVGFFDKQTDSSTTFQVIDTITSDAQTIQDTMADKIPNCLGQLSALISSFIVALFLSWRLAIAAFPFSIMMIMPALIFGKAMKDLGIKMKDAYGVAGSVAEQAISSIRTVYPYVGEKQTLNRFSSALEKSMELGIKQGQTKGVVIGSIGLLYATWAFQSWAGSVLVRTKGESGGQVFVAQICIIWGGISLMSALPNLAFIIEASVAVTRIFEMIDRKPSINANGEKGRLLKHARGEITFQEVDFSYPSRPDTLILQGLNLKVQAGKTVGLVGGSGSGKSTIISLLQRFYDSICGEVLLDGYDIKRLNLKWLRSLMGLVNQEPILFATSIRENILFGKEGASMEAVTSAAKAANAHDFIVKLPDGYETQVGQLGAQLSGGQKQRIAIARALIRDPKILLLDEATSALDSQSERVVQDALDLASRGRTTIIIAHRLSTIRKADSIVVLQSGRVVESGSHDELLQLNNGQGGAYSKMLQLQQATQNENAVHQINAMENLTSAVNSSRPSTPSHHQFSPALPFSPIYSISFIDSSYDDYSIDENSAKSSSHSNFSQWRLIRMNAPEWKHALLGCLGAIGSGICQPIYSYFLGLVASVYFIKDNSRIKSQITLYSSIFCCIAIVNFISGLIQHYNFSIMGEHLLKRVREVLLEKVLTFEVGWFDQKENTSAAICARLATESNLVRSLVAERISLLVQVFVTASLAFVLGLIVSWRVAIVMIAMQPFIIMSLYSKSILMKSMSGKARKAQREASQLAMEATINHRTITAFSSEKRMLILFKTAMEGPRKQSIKQSWISGSILSFTQFITTASVTLTFWYGGRLLNQGLVESRNLLQVFLILMGTGKQIADTGSMSSDIAKGGRAINAVFAMLDRKSQIEPEDSRHRLVKKNLKGHIKLKEVFFSYPARSEQMILKGLSLEIEAGKTVALVGQSGSGKSTIIGLIERFYDPMRGSISIDNHDIREFNLRSLRSHIALVSQEPTLFAGTIRDNIVYGKEDASEDEIKRAACHANAHEFISSMRDGYDTYCGERGVQLSGGQKQRIAIARAMLKNPSILLLDEATSALDSESENLVQEALEKMMVGRTCVVIAHRLSTIQSADSIAVIKNGKVVERGSHSELLNIGSNGTYYSLIRLQHGHST; the protein is encoded by the exons ATGGGCAAAGGTGGTATTTTCCGCTATGCAGATGGCGTTGACAAATTGCTGTTGCTCTTTGGTACTTTGGGTTGCATTGGAGATGGTCTACAAACCCCTATGACAATGCTTGTTCTTGGAAGTTTAATAGATGATTATGCTGGTGGATCTCAAAACTCTGTGACCAACGATACTATTGACAAG TATGCACTCAAGCTGCTGTGTGTTGCCGCTGGGGTTGCTTTATCTTCTTTCATTG AAGGAGTATGTTGGACAAGAACTGCAGAAAGACAAAGTTCCCGCATGAGAATTGAATATCTTAAATCAGTACTCAGACAAGAAGTTGGTTTCTTCGACAAGCAAACTGACTCTTCTACAACTTTCCAAGTAATTGACACCATAACTTCCGATGCTCAAACTATCCAAGACACCATGGCTGATAAG ATACCAAATTGTCTGGGTCAACTCTCAGCACTTATCTCTAGCTTTATAGTGGCACTGTTCCTTTCATGGAGACTTGCAATAGCTGCTTTTCCATTTTCAATTATGATGATCATGCCAGCACTCATATTTGGGAAGGCTATGAAAGATCTGGGAATTAAAATGAAGGATGCTTATGGGGTTGCTGGTAGTGTAGCAGAACAAGCAATCTCATCGATTCGAACTGTTTATCCATATGTAGGTGAGAAACAAACACTAAACAGGTTCAGCTCTGCTCTTGAGAAAAGCATGGAGCTTGGCATAAAGCAAGGTCAAACAAAGGGTGTGGTTATTGGAAGTATTGGGTTGCTATATGCTACATGGGCATTCCAATCTTGGGCTGGGAGTGTTCTGGTCAGGACCAAAGGAGAAAGTGGTGGCCAGGTTTTTGTTGCTCAGATATGTATCATCTGGGGAGGAAT ATCTCTGATGAGTGCACTCCCGAACCTTGCTTTTATAATAGAGGCATCAGTGGCTGTTACCCGGATTTTCGAGATGATTGACCGAAAGCCAAGTATAAACGCTAATGGAGAAAAAGGAAGGCTCTTAAAACATGCAAGAGGAGAGATAACATTTCAAGAAGTTGATTTCAGTTACCCTTCAAGGCCTGATACACTGATTCTCCAAGGACTCAATCTAAAAGTGCAGGCTGGTAAAACAGTAGGCCTAGTTGGAGGGAGTGGTTCTGGCAAATCAACTATCATCTCTTTGCTTCAACGATTTTATGATTCTATATGTGGTGAGGTACTGCTTGATGGATATGACATAAAGAGGCTAAACCTTAAGTGGTTAAGGTCCCTGATGGGACTTGTAAATCAAGAGCCAATTCTCTTTGCAACATCCATTAGGGAGAACATTCTGTTTGGCAAGGAAGGAGCATCAATGGAAGCTGTCACAAGCGCCGCAAAAGCGGCAAATGCACATGATTTCATTGTCAAACTTCCTGATGGATATGAAACTCAA GTAGGACAACTAGGAGCTCAGTTGTCTGGAGGTCAAAAGCAAAGGATTGCCATTGCAAGGGCTTTAATAAGGGATCCTAAAATCCTACTACTTGATGAAGCCACTAGTGCTTTGGATTCACAGTCTGAAAGAGTAGTGCAAGACGCTCTTGACTTAGCttctagaggcagaacgacaaTCATTATCGCTCATCGCCTATCCACAATTCGCAAGGCTGATTCAATAGTAGTTCTTCAGTCAGGAAGAGTGGTTGAATCTGGTTCCCATGATGAATTGCTTCAACTCAACAATGGACAAGGTGGGGCTTACAGCAAAATGCTACAACTGCAACAAGCAACTCAAAATGAAAATGCAGTTCATCAAATAAATGCAATGGAAAATTTAACTAGTGCAGTAAATTCAAGCAGGCCAAGTACCCCTTCACATCATCAATTTAGCCCTGCACTACCATTTAGCCCCATATATTCAATCAGTTTTATAGATTCCAGCTATGATGACTACAGCATCGACGAAAACTCAGCAAAATCTTCTTCCCATTCAAACTTCTCCCAATGGCGTTTAATAAGAATGAATGCTCCTGAATGGAAGCATGCTTTGCTTGGATGTTTAGGTGCCATTGGCTCTGGAATATGCCAACCAATTTATTCCTATTTCTTGGGACTAGTTGCATCTGTCTACTTTATAAAAGATAACTCTCGCATCAAATCACAAATCACTTTGTACTCATCCATCTTCTGCTGCATAGCCATTGTAAACTTCATCTCAGGCCTCATTCAGCATTACAATTTTTCCATAATGGGAGAGCATTTGCTGAAAAGGGTGCGCGAAGTTTTGCTAGAAAAGGTGCTGACCTTTGAGGTTGGATGGTTTGATCAAAAGGAGAACACAAGTGCAGCAATATGTGCTCGTCTGGCAACTGAATCAAACTTGGTTCGATCCCTTGTCGCGGAACGAATATCATTGTTAGTTCAGGTTTTCGTCACAGCTTCGCTGGCTTTCGTGCTCGGTTTAATCGTTTCATGGAGGGTGGCCATTGTCATGATTGCAATGCAGCCTTTCATCATCATGTCTTTGTATTCCAAAAGCATTCTCATGAAGAGCATGTCAGGAAAAGCAAGAAAAGCTCAAAGAGAGGCTAGTCAATTAGCCATGGAAGCTACCATCAACCACAGAACTATCACTGCATTCTCTTCTGAGAAAAGGATGCTAATTTTGTTCAAAACCGCCATGGAAGGCCCCAGGAAGCAAAGCATCAAGCAATCATGGATATCAGGTTCCATATTATCATTCACACAATTTATAACAACAGCTTCTGTAACTCTGACTTTTTGGTATGGAGGAAGGTTACTGAATCAAGGGTTGGTGGAATCAAGAAATCTTTTGCAAGTTTTCCTCATTTTGATGGGAACAGGTAAACAAATTGCAGACACTGGAAGCATGAGTTCTGACATAGCTAAAGGTGGAAGAGCCATCAATGCAGTATTTGCAATGCTGGATAGGAAAAGTCAGATTGAACCTGAAGATTCTAGGCATAGACTGGTGAAAAAGAACCTGAAGGGCCATATAAAACTGAAAGAGGTGTTTTTTTCATACCCTGCAAGGTCAGAACAAATGATTCTCAAGGGGCTCAGTCTGGAGATTGAAGCAGGCAAAACAGTAGCATTAGTTGGACAGAGTGGTTCAGGAAAATCCACCATCATTGGCTTGATTGAAAGATTTTATGACCCCATGAGGGGTTCCATATCCATAGACAATCATGACATTAGAGAATTTAACTTGAGAAGTTTGAGGTCACATATTGCCCTGGTGAGTCAGGAGCCAACCCTCTTTGCAGGAACAATACGAGACAATATTGTCTATGGGAAGGAGGATGCTTCAGAGGATGAAATCAAAAGAGCAGCATGCCATGCAAATGCTCACGAGTTTATAAG TTCAATGAGAGATGGGTATGATACATACTGTGGAGAAAGAGGGGTGCAGCTCTCTGGAGGGCAGAAGCAGAGGATAGCAATTGCTCGAGCAATGCTCAAGAATCCATCAATCCTTCTGTTAGATGAGGCAACGAGTGCTCTAGACAGCGAGTCAGAGAATCTGGTGCAGGAGGCGCTAGAAAAGATGATGGTTGGAAGAACATGTGTGGTCATAGCTCACCGTTTGTCAACAATACAGAGTGCTGACTCCATAGCTGTCATTAAGAATGGGAAGGTGGTGGAACGAGGATCACACTCAGAGTTATTGAATATTGGATCAAATGGGACTTATTACTCCTTAATTAGGCTACAACATGGCCACTCAACTTGA